From Treponema sp. OMZ 787:
CATCCGGTTTACGCATTAACCGAGCAGGCGATGACGCTTCCGGTCTTGCTGTTTCCGAAAAAATGAGAAGTCAGATTCGAGGTTTAAACCAAGCTTCTGCAAACGCTTCAAACGGTATCAACTTTATCCAAGTAGCCGAAGCATATTTGCAGGAAACAACCGACATCATGCAAAGAATCAGGGAGCTCGCTGTTCAGTCTTCAAACGGTATCTATTCCGCCGAAGACAGAATGCAGATTCAGGTTGAAGTTTCTCAGTTGGTTGCAGAAGTCGACCGAATTGCTAGTTCAGCCCAGTTTAACGGTATGAATATGCTCACAGGCCGCTTTGCACGCGAAACAGGTGAAAATGTTGTTACAGGCTCTATGTGGTTCCACATCGGTGCAAACATGGATCAGAGAATGCGTGTTTATATCGGCACAATGTCTGCCGCAGCCCTCGGTGTTAGAGGAATCGGAGACGAAAAAATTATGTCGATTGAGACTGCAGAAACTGCCAATCGAGGAATCGGAATCATTGATGAAGGCTTGAAAAAGATCAACAAGCAAAGGGCCGATCTTGGCGGTTACCAGAACAGAATGGAGTTGACAGTTGTCGGTATCGATATCGCAGCAGAAAACCTCCAAGCTGCAGAGTCAAGAATCCGTGATGCAGATATGGCAAAACAAATGGTAGAATATACCAAGAACCAAATCTTGTCAAATACCGGTATTGCAATGCTCTCACAGGCTAACAACAACAGCCAGCTTGTAATGTCTCTTTTAAGGTAACAAATTTGTAAAATACTCTTGTATTTTTTTAATTATAAGAGTATAATATGTGAAGCGTCAGGGGCTATCCCCTGCACGCTTAAACGATCTTTGAAAAAATGCCCTTTATGGGCGGCCCTTATGAAGCCCTGTATTACAGTATTATTAGCAGTTTGAATAAAATT
This genomic window contains:
- a CDS encoding flagellin — its product is MIINHNMSAMFAQRTQGVTNVRIGKDIEKLSSGLRINRAGDDASGLAVSEKMRSQIRGLNQASANASNGINFIQVAEAYLQETTDIMQRIRELAVQSSNGIYSAEDRMQIQVEVSQLVAEVDRIASSAQFNGMNMLTGRFARETGENVVTGSMWFHIGANMDQRMRVYIGTMSAAALGVRGIGDEKIMSIETAETANRGIGIIDEGLKKINKQRADLGGYQNRMELTVVGIDIAAENLQAAESRIRDADMAKQMVEYTKNQILSNTGIAMLSQANNNSQLVMSLLR